Proteins encoded within one genomic window of Humulus lupulus chromosome 1, drHumLupu1.1, whole genome shotgun sequence:
- the LOC133795696 gene encoding large ribosomal subunit protein eL15z-like: protein MGAYKYVSELWRKKQFDVMRFLQRVRCWEYRQHPSIVRVTRPTRPDKARHLGYKAKQGYVVYHVCVRRGGRKRPVPKGIVYGKPTNQGVTQLKFQRSKRSVAEERAGRKLGGLRVLNSYWINEDSTYKYFEVILVDVTHNAVCNDPRINWLCNPVHKHRELRGLTSAGKKFRGLRGKGHRNHKNRPSRRATWKKNNTFSLPRYR from the coding sequence ATGGGGGCTTACAAGTACGTTTCGGAGCTATGGAGGAAGAAACAATTTGATGTGATGAGGTTCTTGCAGAGGGTAAGGTGTTGGGAATACCGCCAGCATCCTTCCATCGTCCGAGTCACTAGGCCAACACGCCCAGACAAGGCTCGTCATTTGGGTTACAAGGCCAAGCAGGGATACGTTGTTTACCATGTATGCGTGAGGCGTGGTGGAAGAAAGAGGCCAGTCCCCAAGGGTATTGTCTATGGTAAGCCCACAAACCAGGGAGTTACTCAATTGAAGTTTCAGAGAAGCAAGAGGTCTGTTGCTGAGGAACGTGCCGGACGCAAGTTAGGAGGTCTCAGGGTTCTCAATTCCTACTGGATCAACGAGGATTCGACTTACAAGTACTTTGAGGTGATATTGGTGGATGTTACCCACAACGCAGTCTGTAATGACCCAAGAATCAATTGGCTCTGCAATCCTGTTCACAAACACAGAGAGCTTCGTGGTCTTACCTCTGCAGGCAAGAAGTTCAGAGGTCTGCGTGGAAAGGGACACAGGAACCACAAGAACCGACCTTCCCGCAGGGCAACATGGAAGAAAAACAACACTTTCTCTCTTCCGCGTTACCGTTGA
- the LOC133795682 gene encoding uncharacterized protein LOC133795682, producing the protein MYLRPPSASEEALTNDWIKVRQSGIRYYLSLGDQRIVDKNFIIRPKVEFETVGNEASKMGVSGPWLTKSYLKMSMDRKGVPRLNTPPLLPNTSLATGQQSRQDDNFTKANPGYSESC; encoded by the exons ATGTACCTTAGACCTCCTTCAGCCAGTGAAGAAGCACTGACAAATGATTGGATAAAAGTGCGTCAATCTGGTATTAGATATTATCTGTCTCTTGGTGATCAAAGGATTGTTGACAAGAATTTCATCATCAGGCCAAAAGTTGAGTTTGAG ACAGTTGGAAATGAAGCATCAAAGATGGGCGTTAGTGGACCGTGGCTCACTAAATCATATCTTAAAATGAGTATGGATAGAAAAG GTGTACCTCGTCTTAATACACCTCCACTTTTGCCTAATACATCTCTGGCCACTGGCCAGCAATCAAGACAAGACGATAATTTCACCAAGGCCAATCCGGGTTACTCCGAATCTTGTTAA